Part of the Catalinimonas alkaloidigena genome is shown below.
CTTTCAAAAGCCTGGGTGTTTCCTGATCGCAATACTTGGTAGAGATCTGATTCTGTTGAAAGTCTTCTGATTGAAGAAGGTGCAATAAATAATGAGTATTGGTATCAATGCCATGAATTGCACAGTTCTTCAAAGCAGACATACTACCTTTTCTTGCCTGCTCCCGATTTATGCCATACACAATAAGCTTGGCGATCATGGGATCATAGCTGCTTTGGATACGGGCAGAGCCTTCCAGAAAAGTGTCGAGTCGATATTGAGAGGCTTGTGGAGGAGAAAAATACGTAATATCTCCCGGCGAAGGCAGAAAGTTATTCTCCGGACTTTCCGCATAGATCCTGCATTCTATGGCATGTCCTTTTTGCTGGATATCTTCCTGCACGAAGCGCAAAGGCTGACCCGCAGCAATCCTGATTTGTTCAGCCACAAGGTCAACGCCGGTAGTCATTTCAGTGATCGGATGCTCTACCTGAATGCGGGTGTTCATCTCCAGAAAATAAAACTGCTGCTTTTTATCCAGCAAAAACTCAATGGTACCCGCATTGGTATAGGGTATCGCTTTGGCAAGTTGCACGGCCGATTCACATATGGCTTTTCTGGTTCGTGCATCCAGACTGGGAGAGGGGGATTCTTCAATGATTTTCTGATAACGTCTTTGCAGAGAACATTCCCTTTCAAATAAATGCACGAGATTACCCTGCTGATCACCCAGAATTTGAACTTCTATGTGGCGAGGTTCATCCAGGAACTGCTCAACATAAATTGATTCATCTCCGAAATAAGATTTGGCTTCCCGGCTGGTGGATGCTATGGCCTGCTTCAACTGATCAGCTTCCTGTACGATGCGCATGCCTTTTCCTCCCCCACCTGCTGCTGCCTTGATGAGTAAAGGAAAAGGGAGGCCAGAAGCTTTCTCAAGTATTTCCTCTGTGCTCCCCGTAAAGCCTTCAGTGATAGGGACGCCTGCCTCTTTGGCGAATTTGCGGGCGGCAATTTTATTACCCATCAGTTTGATAGCTTCTGAAGAAGGACCTATGAATACGATCCCTGCATCTTCACAGGCCTTCACAAAAATTGGGTTTTCCGACAAAAAGCCGTAACCGGGATGAATGGCATCACAAGCGTACTGCTGGGCAATCGCAATAATTTTATCAATATTCAGATAGGTATCACTGAGTTTGCCTTCTCCCAAAGATACTGCCTCAGTAGCCATGCTGGCATGCAAAGAGGCTTTATCATCTTCCGCGTAAATGGCTATTGTGGAGATGCCCAAAGTATGAGCTGAGCGACAAATACGAACCGCTATCTCACCACGATTGGCTATAAGAATTTTATTGAACATTATGCTTGCAGTGCTTTTATTTTTCAAACGGAAAAATTATTTGTTGATGACATTCTCCCTTTTCCTGATCCAAGAAGGTTTACGTTTTTCCAGAAAGGCAGCCATGCCTTCCTGACCTTCTTCAGAAGCACGTGCATCGGCAATCATTCTGGCGGTGTAGTCAATAGTTTCGTTAAAATTGCTGCTCTTACAAATGTTGAAAATCAGCTCTTTGGTGCTGGCCATCGCCTGAGGAGAATTTGCTCTGAATTCGTTAAAAAGCTGTTCCAGTGCTTCCTCGATTTCTTCATCAGGATAAATATGGTTGACCAAACCTTTATCAAAAGCCTCCCGGCAGGAAAAGCGTTTTCCACTCAGCATCAACTCCCTAGCGTTAAACTCTCCGCTTCGTTTGATCACATAAGGAGAAATTGTGGCGGGTATAATTCCGATTTTGACTTCGCTAAAAGAAAAAGTTGTTTCGGCTGCGCAATAGGCAATGTCGCATGCAGCTAAAATGCCATTGCCTCCCCCAAAAGAAGCACCATGGGCGATGGCTATTGTGGGTTTGCTGAAAGTATAGATCATATAGAAGCAGCGGGCCAGATGCATATTCTCCTGATAATCTTCTTCGTACGAAAGCTTGGAAAAACTTTTCATCCAGTGGATATCCGCTCCGGCACAAAACACCTTACCCCTACCTCTGATCACTAAGGCTAATATGTCAGGGTCATGTTCAACAGATTCCAAACAGTCGATAACATCGGCAATCATGTGATTGTTAAACGCGTTTCTCACCTCTGGCCGATTTAGCCAGAGTGTTCCTATTCCATCTTGAACTTCAAATTCTATATTGTCGTATTTATTCATTTTAAAGATTTGATTGTATCTACATTCTGAAAACGCCGAACCTGGTGTCTTCATATTTTTTGTTGCATGAGGCAGCTATGCCCATCGCCAGCACTTTTCTGGTGTCCAGCGGATCTATGATGCCATCGTCCCATAGCCTGGAAGTGCTGAAATAGGGCGAACCTTCCCGCTCATACTTTTCCATGATTTCCTCTCTCAGTTGACTGGATTCGCTTTCAGGAAACTCTTTTCCTCTGGCCTTGTACTGTGCTTCTTTTACAGTAACCAATACATTAGCAGCCTGCTCACCTCCCATAACTGAAATTCGAGCGTTGGGCCACATCATTAGCAGGCGAGGATCATAAGCCCTGCCTGCCATCGCATAATTTCCGGCGCCAAACGAACCACCAAAAACGATGGTATATTTGGGTACATTCGCATTGGCAACTGCATGCACCATCTTGGCACCATCACGAGCAATGCCATTCCGCTCATATTCTTTACCTACCATAAAGCCAGTGATATTTTGCAGGAAAACCAGCGGAATCTGGCGGTGACAGCAAAGTTCGACGAAATGAGCTCCCTTTAGGGAACTGTCAGAAAATAGAATGCCATTATTAGCAATGATACCTATCGGATAGCCATGTAGATGGGCAAAACCGGTAACCAGGGTAGTACCATATTTGGCTTTGAATTCATGAAAGCGGCTCCCGTCTACGATACGCATAATAATTTCTCTTGCATCTACCGGCTTTTTAAAGTTGAGGGGAGCTATACCGTAAAGTTCCTGTGGATCATAGTAAGGGGCTTCACTGGGCTGTTTTTCTATTATTTGGCGGTAACCTTTGGGTAAAGTTTCAAAAATATTGCGGCAGATTTGTATGGCATGCACATCATTTTCTGCCATATGATCGGCTACGCCCGACATGCTGGTGTGTACTTCGGCCCCTCCAAGTTCTTCCGGGCTTACTTCTTCTCCAGTAGCAGCTTTTACCAGCGGTGGACCTCCGAGGAATATGTGTCCCTGATTTCTGACGATAATGACTTCATCGCACATGGCAGGCACGTAGGCGCCGCCAGCTGTACTGGAACCCATAACTACAGCAATTTGAGGAATTCCTGCCGCTGAAAGCCTTGCCTGATTGTAGAAAAAACGACCAAAATCAAAGCGGTCGGGAAAAACATTGGCCTGATCGGGAAGAAAAACACCACCTGAATCGACCAGATAGACGCAGGGCAGATGATTTTCCATTGCAATCTCCTGTGCACGTATGTGTTTTTTGATAGACTCCTGAATATAGGTTCCGCCTTTTACCGTAGCATCATTGGCTGAAATAATGGCTTCCCTACCATGAATAATACCGATACCAGCCACTACGCCAGCAGCAGGAAATTCATTGTCATACAGGCCGTAGGCGGCCATCGGAGAAAGTTCAAGAAAAGGAGTTTCGGGGTCAAGCAGCAGATTGATACGTTCTCGCGCCAGTAATTTGCCGCGCTTTTTATGTTTGGCTCTGGCACTTTCACTTCCTCCCTGGCTGGTAGTTCGGAGGATAGTTCTATATTCAGCTATTATTTTACGATAAGATGCCTGATGATTCTTAAATTCTTCAGATGAAGTATCGATCTTACTTTCTAAACGGTACAAATCCTAAAAATTAGAGGTTAGTCATATCAACATAATACATGAGAGAGAACGTGCAAATTAACAAAGAGTTAATAAGCTTTGATAAAAAATTGCTACGATTGAATAATCAGTAATATTTTAATAAAATTTTGCGAAAAATACTAAAATATTTGCGTCTAAAGTCTAGGTAAATATGCTTAAACTCTACTCTTTGAGTACTTTATTTGTAGTATTGATGCTGTTACTCAATACTTTGATAATGTACATGCCGCTGGGGAGCGAGCTGAGATCAAATTCGTAGGTCTGATTTAGGGTATATGGATAAAGCTGATTACTTAGTAGTTTACCCTGACTATCCATCAAAAGGATCGTTACATCATCTCTTTCTCTTAGATTAAATGCTACTTTTAACAAGCCATCATTCTCAACACTGCTGACCGAATTATAAGGGTTAGGAAATACCCGGTAAGAATTTTCGTCTAACTTACGGGCTACCGGCTGATCATCTGCTGAAATGTAAAATTCAATATCATCCAGATAAAGGTTGTTGCCATAGGCATTGACTACTTCAAAGGCTATTCGTACATCTGCCATCCCTGCATAATCAGATAGATTGACAAATTCCTGACGCCAATCGGCTTCCTGCTGGGGAACCCAGGCTTCAGTAGAGGTGGTAATTGCCAGGTCAGCACCTGCTCTTTCGTATGCTGTTTGGTAGGATTGTCCGCAATCGGTAGACACTAAAAGGCGAAGCGTATCAGCGTATGACTCGCTAAGTAACGCATAGGATATCTTAAAGAAGACGCTAACTTCATCTACTGTAGTAAAATCAAGGGTAGGGCTTACCAGCATGTCTTGCGCGCCAATGTTTTGGTACTGATACAGATCAATATAAGCAGATAAATTACTAAGGCCTAAGCCCTGCGTGTTAGTCAAATTCCAGCTACGTTCACCATCAGGATTAACTACCTGCCAGGCATTATCAGGGGCTGATGATTCACCAGTCAAGACATCAGCTAAAACGTTGATATCGCCAAATTCCTGAACCAGCGGAACAATATCTGTTTTATCATCCACATAAAAATCAAAGTCAATTTGATTGTCAGATGGCTCTTCATCACTTGCCAGATTGGGATTGAAAATGTTTACCGAAAGCGTATGTAAGCCGACATCCAGGCTAAGTTGCTCCAATGTAAATATTTCACGATCTCCAGGGTTTAGTGGAAATGCATCATATACAAAACTAGTAAGCTCCTGCCCATCAACTTGATAGCTCAGTTCAAAGCTGTTAATAGTAGATGTTCCCTGGTTGACAACTTCTATGGTAGGGGTGGGGGATGGGTTACAGGAGAGATATGCTGGTGAACTTATTTCAGTGATGGCAATATCTAATGCATTTGCTTCTTCAACCCTTAAATGAATATCATCCAGATAAAGATTATTACCGTAATCATTGGTGCCGATAAAAACAAGTTGGACATTATTTTCACCCTGGTAATCGTCCAGAGAAAAATTTAAATTACGCCACTCAGCCCGACTTTCAGGTACGAAGGGAGTACTGCTAGGTGAAACCGTTGCTAATTCAGATCCGCTAGCCTCAAAAAGCACTTCTTCTATCGTGGCACCACAGTCTATTGAAATACCTACCAACAATCCATCTTCTTTTACTTCATTGTCTTCTTCGTAGGTAGCGTAAGCATACCTAAAACTAAGCTGCGCTTCCCTTATACCATTCAGATCGTAAACGGGAGTGTAAAAATAGTCTTTTTCTCCAATTCCGGAATCGTAATCATAATAGTTAAGATAAACAGCCTGATTATCTGGTCCATCAAAGCCCGGAGCTTCAGTAAGTGACCAGGTTGTCAAGTCATCATCATTTTTTATGATTCCTGTATTGATCAGTGAGCTTTCATTGATCTCTTCAAAATCTTCGTGCAGTGGAAGTGATGCTGACTGAGGGACAATAAAATTAACGCTGCTCAAATTATTCAGCGCATTTTCGTCTTCCATATTATTTACCTCAGAAATAAGAAAACTCAATTCGTATGGATTAACATTGGGGCCAAGCTCAAGGCTGGTGAAGTCAAGAATCGTTGATTCACCCGTTTGTAGTGAAGTGTTTGCTTGTAATTCTGTCACAAAATTACCCTGAAGGAAAAGTTGTATACTCAGGCTATTGATCGTATTGGAGCCAGCATTGAAAACTTCAAGAGAAGGCGTAAGCTGACCAGAGCATTCACTCTGCCGAGGAGATATTATTTGTTCTATACCTGCGTCATTGTCAGCCATTTGTGGCGGTTGCAGGGCAGGGGAAGTAAGGAGTGAAGCCCTTCGTGGACTGTTTAGCAGTACAATACGCATGCGCTCTTTCTGGTTCTGCGTAAAAAGATTCATGCATACATCATCTGTATAGTCCATATAGTTCTGATACATGTCAGGACTTCCGCAGCTTATCGGATCAATGGGACAACCGTCAGATTCAGACGATTGTAAAGGAGTGTCTTCTACAAAGTCATCGGCACTACAGTCTCCGTCACCCCAGATGTGTCTCAATCCCAGAAAGTGCCCAACTTCGTGGGTAGTAGTCCTTCCTAAGCTTCCACTTACGGCATTGCCACCACTTCCAAAATAGCGGTAGTCTATCACGATACCATCTGTTTCACGATTGTTGGAAGCATCTTCCAGTCCTTCCAGGTCTGAAACGGGGAATTGAGCAAAACCCAGATAACCATTTCTTAATGGCGCTACCCAGATGTTAAAATAATTTTCTGCTGCCCAGTAGCTGAGTTCACTAAGCGTTCCGGCACTATTGATCCCATAAGAAAGCTGGTTGCCCTCGGTGCGAGTAACGCCATTGGTAACAAAACCATCAGGTGTTTGTTTGGCCAATACAAATTCTATCATTATATCAGCAGCTACCGGTTCAAAGATTGGAAGGGTGGCAACTGTGTCAGCATTTTGCCTCCGAAAGTCTTCATTCAATATTCTGATCTGCTCTTTAATTTGCTCCAGAGGTATGTTGGTGCCTTCACCAACTGCTTCGCCGCGGTGAATGACATGCACAACTACAGGAATTTGTAGCACTTCCAAATCCTGTTGGGTACCCAAAGTTCGTAGTGCGTCTTTGACAGTTTTTTCCTTTTGACTACTGATCCAGCTTTCAAACCTGCTTTTCTTCGCATCCGGCTGTATTCCTGACTTGAGCTGTAGTTGATCGTTGTAAGGAACTGTGCCACACCTATCCTCAGCTAGTTGTGCAAATGCAGGTGTGATGTTAACGATAAATATACATAGACAAAAAAACGCAGGCAGCAGAAATACAGGGAATGTGGTTTGCTTCATATCCAAGGTTTAGCCAGTCAGCTAAGAGGTGCTAAGCACAACAAAAGATAAAGAATTGATTTATGACTGATAACGTCAAGGATCAGGCCATATTGTCAGGAAGTTTAGCACGAGGGTCGTCAGGGCTTGTAATGTTCACCGCCTGTACATCGGTAACTTCGGGCACCTGACGCTTAATGGTTTCTTCAATACCAGCTTTCATGGTCATGACTGACATTGGGCAGGAGCCGCAAGCACCTAAAAGCTCCAGCTTAACGACCATATTTTCATCAACGCCCAACACTCTGACATTACCCCCATCAGTTTCCAAATAAGGTCTTATGTCGTTCAGGGCTTTCTCTACGCGCGTAATGATTTCTTGATTCTCCATTTTGGGCTTATTCTACGTTGATATCAACTTTTTTTGTCTTTCCTAAATTCGCATTTCTGATGGCTACCTGACGGGCAAACTCCTGGGCAAGCTTTTCAAAAGACTGCTGCTCGGGTTTAGGCTCCGCACCTTCTGTATTTAAGACTGCCGGATAACCCCGGTCACCACTTTCACGAATGCTTTGTACCAGCGGAATTTCTCCCAAGTAAGGTACCTGGTTTTTTTCTGCCAGCTCCTTTCCTCCACCTTGTCCAAAAATGTAGTATTTGTTGTCAGGTAGCTCAGCAGGTGTAAAGTAAGCCATATTCTCTACAATACCCAGAATAGGGACATTGATTTGTTTTTGTCTGAACATGGATAATCCTTTACGGGCATCTGCCAAGGCTACTTTCTGAGGAGTAGTCACGATCACTGCTCCGGTAACCGGTACAGATTGGACAAGTGTAAGGTGAATGTCACTGGTTCCCGGAGGAAGGTCAATGATCAGATAGTCCAGTTCTCCCCAGTCCGAATCTCCTAAAAACTGCTGAAGCGCTTTGCTGGCCATGGGGCCTCTCCAAACTACAGCATCATCCTGCGACATAAGAAAACCGATAGAAATAAGCTTGACTCCATACTGGACTAGCGGCTCTATCACATTTTTTCCGTTGATATTCTTAACCTGAGGCTGTTCATGCTCACAGTTGAACATGGTGGGAATAGAAGGCCCAAAAATATCGGCGTCAACCAGGCCTACTTTAGCACCAATTTTTGAAAGTGCTACTGCAAGGTTAGCCGCTACTGTAGATTTACCAACGCCACCTTTGCCTGAGGCTACTGCGATGATATTCTTAACCTGAGGAAGCATTACTGCATTTTTACGCGCAGTGGTGACACTTGAGCTCATGTTGATCTGTACCTGAAGCTCTGAAGATACTTTATCATAAATAGCATCTAGGCAGGCATTCCGGATCATTTCTTTCAAGGGACAAGCTGGCGTTGTCAGCTCTACGGTGAAGCTGACATGCTTACCATCTACTTCCAGATTTTTGATCATGTTGAGGGTAACAAGATCCTGCTTCAGGTCAGGGTCATCTACCGTACTAAGGGCTTTTATAATATCGTCTTTGGTGACAGGCATGTTTATATGATTCTGATTCTTGCAAAATTAATTTAAATGCGGACATTTACATTCTAACTACAAATTTGCACATTGATTAGTGCGTATTGGTAAATTAACTACAAACATACACACTCACAATTACGAATAAAAGGATTCATTGTTGACAGATGATCAGGAAGGAAATCATAGACGAAATTAAGGCAAGGATAGATATCCTTGATGTGATTGGGGATTACGTAAACCTTAAAAAGCAGGGAAGCAACTTCCGTGGGTATAGCCCTTTCAATCAGGAGAAAACACCCTCCTTTTATGTAGTGCCTTCCAAGGGTTTTTTTAAAGATTTCAGCTCAGGAAAAGCCGGAGATGCGATCTCTTTTTTGATGGAATCGGAGGGTATGAGCTATGTAGAGGCGCTCAAACAACTGGGCAAACGCTATGGCATTGAGGTAGAAGAAGAAAACCTCACCGATGAAGAGATGGAAGCCCAGAGTGAAAAAGATAGCCTTTATATCGTGATGAAATATGCTTCCGAGTATTTTCAGGAGCAATTGTGGAAAAACGATGAAGGAAAAGCTATCGGGCTCACTTACTTTAAAGAGAGAGGATTTTCTGAAGATACGATTAAAGCTTTTGACCTGGGCTATAGCCTGGATGAATGGGACGGACTGCTTACCACAGCGACCAAAGTAGGACATAAGCAGGAAATGCTGGAAAAAGCCGGACTCATCATCAGCAGAGAAAGGAAAGAGGGAGTTCGGCACTATGATCGTTTTCGTGGCAGAGTGATGTTTCCCATCCATAATATCAGCGGTAGAGTGATCGCTTTCGGGGCGCGTCTGCTAAAAATTAATCCTGAGGTAGAGCAGCCTAAGTATCTCAATTCACCGGAAACACCAATTTACCACAAAAGTGACGTACTTTATGGTATTTATCAGGCCAAGCAGCAGATACGACAGGACGATAACTGCTTTTTGGTAGAAGGTTATACCGATGTAATTTCGCTTTATCAGGCCGGGATACAGAATGTGGTGGCTTCATCTGGTACGTCACTTACCCAGGAGCAGATTCGTCTGATTGCCCGCTATACCAAAAACGTAACGGTGCTATTTGATGGTGACCCTGCCGGCCTGAAAGCATCCTTCCGGGGAATAGACATGATACTGGAAGGAGGCTTGAACGTAAAAGCGGTGGTTTTGCCGGAAGGGGAGGATCCCGATAGCTATGTTCGAAAACTAGGGGGCAGTCAGTTCCGTGCGTTTTTAGAGGAAAAGCAACAGGATTTTATCTCTTTCAAAACGGCAGTCTTTCAAGAGGAGACCGAGCGTGATCCTATTCGTAGGGCAGAGGTGATACGGGAGATCGTGCAGAGCATTTCTAAGATTCCCGATCCCATCCAACGGCAGGTTTACATCAAAGAGACCAGCGTAAAGCTGGAAATGGATGAGAGCACACTTTTTGCAGAACTAAACAAAATTTATCTCAAGCAGCAGCGCTCAGCTTCCCGTCAGCAGTATTTTGAAGAGAATGAGCAGGAAGTTGCAGATGTGGATTTTGTGCATCCTGATGAGCCTTCGCTTAACGAACCAGCTACGGTAGGCTTGGAAGAAGGAATTCTGAGAAAGGAGCAGGAACTCATGCGGGTACTGGTGATGTATGGCCATCACCCGGTGAAAGAAAACTATATGGTATGCCATTACATCAAAGATGAGCTGGATGATATACAGCTAAAAAATGAGACGCATCAGCAGATATTCAACACCTACTTCCAGCATATAGATGTGCAGAAGAGCCTGATGGAGAAATTTATGATAGAGCAGACTGAGCAGCAAATCTCAAAGCGGGTCATTGATCTGATCGTAGATCATTATATGCCCAGCCCGAACTGGGAAGAACGTCAGGTGTATGTGCCTAAAAAAGATGAGAAGATTCAGAACGTCATTACCCGCAGTATTGATCAGCTTAAGTTTGATGTCATCAAAGACCTGATTGAACAGAAGCGGCAGGAATTAAAACAAACCCAGGACGAAAGTGATCTCATCATCCTGATGACTGAAATCCAGCACCTGATAGCCGT
Proteins encoded:
- a CDS encoding enoyl-CoA hydratase-related protein; amino-acid sequence: MNKYDNIEFEVQDGIGTLWLNRPEVRNAFNNHMIADVIDCLESVEHDPDILALVIRGRGKVFCAGADIHWMKSFSKLSYEEDYQENMHLARCFYMIYTFSKPTIAIAHGASFGGGNGILAACDIAYCAAETTFSFSEVKIGIIPATISPYVIKRSGEFNARELMLSGKRFSCREAFDKGLVNHIYPDEEIEEALEQLFNEFRANSPQAMASTKELIFNICKSSNFNETIDYTARMIADARASEEGQEGMAAFLEKRKPSWIRKRENVINK
- a CDS encoding T9SS-dependent choice-of-anchor J family protein, whose protein sequence is MKQTTFPVFLLPAFFCLCIFIVNITPAFAQLAEDRCGTVPYNDQLQLKSGIQPDAKKSRFESWISSQKEKTVKDALRTLGTQQDLEVLQIPVVVHVIHRGEAVGEGTNIPLEQIKEQIRILNEDFRRQNADTVATLPIFEPVAADIMIEFVLAKQTPDGFVTNGVTRTEGNQLSYGINSAGTLSELSYWAAENYFNIWVAPLRNGYLGFAQFPVSDLEGLEDASNNRETDGIVIDYRYFGSGGNAVSGSLGRTTTHEVGHFLGLRHIWGDGDCSADDFVEDTPLQSSESDGCPIDPISCGSPDMYQNYMDYTDDVCMNLFTQNQKERMRIVLLNSPRRASLLTSPALQPPQMADNDAGIEQIISPRQSECSGQLTPSLEVFNAGSNTINSLSIQLFLQGNFVTELQANTSLQTGESTILDFTSLELGPNVNPYELSFLISEVNNMEDENALNNLSSVNFIVPQSASLPLHEDFEEINESSLINTGIIKNDDDLTTWSLTEAPGFDGPDNQAVYLNYYDYDSGIGEKDYFYTPVYDLNGIREAQLSFRYAYATYEEDNEVKEDGLLVGISIDCGATIEEVLFEASGSELATVSPSSTPFVPESRAEWRNLNFSLDDYQGENNVQLVFIGTNDYGNNLYLDDIHLRVEEANALDIAITEISSPAYLSCNPSPTPTIEVVNQGTSTINSFELSYQVDGQELTSFVYDAFPLNPGDREIFTLEQLSLDVGLHTLSVNIFNPNLASDEEPSDNQIDFDFYVDDKTDIVPLVQEFGDINVLADVLTGESSAPDNAWQVVNPDGERSWNLTNTQGLGLSNLSAYIDLYQYQNIGAQDMLVSPTLDFTTVDEVSVFFKISYALLSESYADTLRLLVSTDCGQSYQTAYERAGADLAITTSTEAWVPQQEADWRQEFVNLSDYAGMADVRIAFEVVNAYGNNLYLDDIEFYISADDQPVARKLDENSYRVFPNPYNSVSSVENDGLLKVAFNLRERDDVTILLMDSQGKLLSNQLYPYTLNQTYEFDLSSLPSGMYIIKVLSNSINTTNKVLKE
- a CDS encoding Mrp/NBP35 family ATP-binding protein, whose amino-acid sequence is MPVTKDDIIKALSTVDDPDLKQDLVTLNMIKNLEVDGKHVSFTVELTTPACPLKEMIRNACLDAIYDKVSSELQVQINMSSSVTTARKNAVMLPQVKNIIAVASGKGGVGKSTVAANLAVALSKIGAKVGLVDADIFGPSIPTMFNCEHEQPQVKNINGKNVIEPLVQYGVKLISIGFLMSQDDAVVWRGPMASKALQQFLGDSDWGELDYLIIDLPPGTSDIHLTLVQSVPVTGAVIVTTPQKVALADARKGLSMFRQKQINVPILGIVENMAYFTPAELPDNKYYIFGQGGGKELAEKNQVPYLGEIPLVQSIRESGDRGYPAVLNTEGAEPKPEQQSFEKLAQEFARQVAIRNANLGKTKKVDINVE
- a CDS encoding carboxyl transferase domain-containing protein; protein product: MYRLESKIDTSSEEFKNHQASYRKIIAEYRTILRTTSQGGSESARAKHKKRGKLLARERINLLLDPETPFLELSPMAAYGLYDNEFPAAGVVAGIGIIHGREAIISANDATVKGGTYIQESIKKHIRAQEIAMENHLPCVYLVDSGGVFLPDQANVFPDRFDFGRFFYNQARLSAAGIPQIAVVMGSSTAGGAYVPAMCDEVIIVRNQGHIFLGGPPLVKAATGEEVSPEELGGAEVHTSMSGVADHMAENDVHAIQICRNIFETLPKGYRQIIEKQPSEAPYYDPQELYGIAPLNFKKPVDAREIIMRIVDGSRFHEFKAKYGTTLVTGFAHLHGYPIGIIANNGILFSDSSLKGAHFVELCCHRQIPLVFLQNITGFMVGKEYERNGIARDGAKMVHAVANANVPKYTIVFGGSFGAGNYAMAGRAYDPRLLMMWPNARISVMGGEQAANVLVTVKEAQYKARGKEFPESESSQLREEIMEKYEREGSPYFSTSRLWDDGIIDPLDTRKVLAMGIAASCNKKYEDTRFGVFRM
- the dnaG gene encoding DNA primase → MIRKEIIDEIKARIDILDVIGDYVNLKKQGSNFRGYSPFNQEKTPSFYVVPSKGFFKDFSSGKAGDAISFLMESEGMSYVEALKQLGKRYGIEVEEENLTDEEMEAQSEKDSLYIVMKYASEYFQEQLWKNDEGKAIGLTYFKERGFSEDTIKAFDLGYSLDEWDGLLTTATKVGHKQEMLEKAGLIISRERKEGVRHYDRFRGRVMFPIHNISGRVIAFGARLLKINPEVEQPKYLNSPETPIYHKSDVLYGIYQAKQQIRQDDNCFLVEGYTDVISLYQAGIQNVVASSGTSLTQEQIRLIARYTKNVTVLFDGDPAGLKASFRGIDMILEGGLNVKAVVLPEGEDPDSYVRKLGGSQFRAFLEEKQQDFISFKTAVFQEETERDPIRRAEVIREIVQSISKIPDPIQRQVYIKETSVKLEMDESTLFAELNKIYLKQQRSASRQQYFEENEQEVADVDFVHPDEPSLNEPATVGLEEGILRKEQELMRVLVMYGHHPVKENYMVCHYIKDELDDIQLKNETHQQIFNTYFQHIDVQKSLMEKFMIEQTEQQISKRVIDLIVDHYMPSPNWEERQVYVPKKDEKIQNVITRSIDQLKFDVIKDLIEQKRQELKQTQDESDLIILMTEIQHLIAVKRQIAEKYGIVIS
- a CDS encoding NifU family protein codes for the protein MENQEIITRVEKALNDIRPYLETDGGNVRVLGVDENMVVKLELLGACGSCPMSVMTMKAGIEETIKRQVPEVTDVQAVNITSPDDPRAKLPDNMA
- a CDS encoding acetyl/propionyl/methylcrotonyl-CoA carboxylase subunit alpha, with the translated sequence MFNKILIANRGEIAVRICRSAHTLGISTIAIYAEDDKASLHASMATEAVSLGEGKLSDTYLNIDKIIAIAQQYACDAIHPGYGFLSENPIFVKACEDAGIVFIGPSSEAIKLMGNKIAARKFAKEAGVPITEGFTGSTEEILEKASGLPFPLLIKAAAGGGGKGMRIVQEADQLKQAIASTSREAKSYFGDESIYVEQFLDEPRHIEVQILGDQQGNLVHLFERECSLQRRYQKIIEESPSPSLDARTRKAICESAVQLAKAIPYTNAGTIEFLLDKKQQFYFLEMNTRIQVEHPITEMTTGVDLVAEQIRIAAGQPLRFVQEDIQQKGHAIECRIYAESPENNFLPSPGDITYFSPPQASQYRLDTFLEGSARIQSSYDPMIAKLIVYGINREQARKGSMSALKNCAIHGIDTNTHYLLHLLQSEDFQQNQISTKYCDQETPRLLKEMHVQKKDFPLLPIIAAGLAFELRAQHEAAHKPQSIWREIGYWRHLPAIHVSVKDEEMDVEVWKIRGGEYELLSGNEPIPFKILHKDEGKIVYQLNEVEHTAYVSLKEDQSLQISLEGMLFHMRRFDKLADSELIIEEGAKEGAADKLSSPMPGKVIQLNVKNGDKVKKGDVLLIVEAMKMENSIIAPHDATVDEVYVEPDAMVDRNMPLLKLS